In one Anaerolineales bacterium genomic region, the following are encoded:
- a CDS encoding Rrf2 family transcriptional regulator: protein MQITRQADYAVRAVLYLASLSNGGRAPTSQIARDQHIPPSFLAKIVSQLSVAGVVQTSRGARGGVSLARPSADITLLEVIEAIDGPIMLNECVVDPSVCPFGSDCPVNAIWCETQANLVSRLKTTDFNMLVAN from the coding sequence ATGCAAATCACTCGCCAGGCAGATTACGCTGTTCGCGCGGTACTGTACCTGGCCAGTTTGAGCAACGGGGGACGTGCTCCAACCAGCCAAATCGCTCGAGACCAACACATACCGCCCTCGTTTCTCGCCAAGATCGTCTCCCAATTATCGGTGGCCGGGGTGGTTCAAACGTCGCGTGGTGCACGTGGTGGCGTTTCCCTCGCACGTCCTTCAGCAGATATCACGCTGCTCGAAGTGATCGAGGCGATCGATGGGCCTATCATGCTCAACGAATGTGTGGTGGATCCGAGTGTGTGTCCCTTCGGAAGTGACTGCCCCGTCAACGCCATCTGGTGCGAAACCCAGGCCAACCTGGTATCACGGCTGAAGACAACCGATTTCAACATGCTGGTTGCGAACTAA
- a CDS encoding UDP-glucose/GDP-mannose dehydrogenase family protein, whose translation MKEIAVVGTGYVGLVTAAGFADLGNRVIALDVDKAKIEGLNKGRMPIYEPGLEEMVARNVAAQRLFFVTSYPQALKNAEFVFIAVGTPEGVDGEADLKYVRSAAISIAKAMIAPLIVINKSTVPVGTGDWVADIISSEQESPIPFSVVSCPEFLREGSALLDFMNPFRTVLGSTDLDAAEKVARLHLPLRAPIMITNLRTAEMIKYASNAFLATRISFINEIANICEELGADVKEVASGMGYDSRIGPHFLDAGLGYGGSCFPKDVKALAHMAAEKGRHPQLLQAVMDINLDRRRLLIERTEKLLDSVDGKTIGLLGLTFKPNTDDIREAPALDLARLLAEKGARIRAYDPEGMSRAKQAMPEIEMAENAYELARDCDALLVCTDWNEFKNLDLVRIREVMRCPVIVDGRNIYDPKQMAQAGFHYRGVGRGYGPDGEPENSSPTRD comes from the coding sequence GTGAAGGAAATAGCTGTCGTTGGCACCGGATATGTCGGCCTGGTTACCGCAGCAGGATTTGCCGACCTCGGGAATCGTGTTATCGCGCTGGATGTCGACAAGGCGAAAATCGAAGGCCTGAACAAGGGTCGTATGCCGATCTACGAACCCGGCCTGGAGGAAATGGTCGCGCGCAACGTTGCGGCGCAGCGCCTGTTTTTCGTGACGTCCTATCCGCAGGCGCTGAAAAATGCGGAGTTCGTTTTCATCGCCGTAGGTACTCCGGAGGGGGTTGATGGGGAGGCGGACCTGAAGTACGTGCGATCCGCGGCGATATCGATCGCGAAAGCAATGATTGCACCCTTGATCGTGATCAACAAATCGACGGTGCCCGTCGGCACCGGAGATTGGGTTGCGGACATCATTTCATCCGAGCAGGAAAGTCCCATCCCGTTCTCGGTCGTCTCTTGTCCGGAATTCCTGCGCGAGGGATCGGCGCTGCTGGATTTCATGAATCCTTTCCGTACGGTGTTGGGTTCGACCGATTTGGATGCCGCAGAAAAGGTGGCCCGGCTTCATTTGCCACTCCGGGCGCCGATCATGATCACCAACCTGCGCACTGCTGAAATGATCAAATATGCCTCGAATGCCTTTCTGGCCACTCGCATTTCATTTATCAACGAAATCGCCAACATCTGCGAGGAACTCGGCGCCGATGTAAAAGAAGTGGCGAGCGGAATGGGATATGACTCGCGCATCGGCCCTCATTTTCTCGATGCGGGACTCGGATACGGCGGTTCGTGTTTCCCCAAAGATGTAAAAGCCCTCGCCCACATGGCGGCCGAAAAAGGCCGTCACCCACAACTGCTGCAGGCGGTCATGGATATCAACCTCGATCGGCGCAGACTGCTCATCGAGCGAACTGAAAAGCTTTTGGATTCTGTGGATGGCAAGACGATCGGGCTGCTGGGATTGACGTTCAAACCCAACACGGACGACATTCGCGAAGCACCGGCGTTGGACCTGGCGAGGCTATTGGCGGAGAAAGGCGCAAGGATCCGCGCCTACGATCCTGAGGGCATGTCGCGGGCGAAGCAGGCAATGCCTGAGATCGAGATGGCCGAAAATGCCTACGAATTGGCTCGAGACTGTGATGCGTTGTTGGTTTGTACTGATTGGAATGAATTCAAAAACCTGGATCTCGTCCGCATTCGGGAGGTCATGCGTTGTCCCGTCATCGTCGATGGAAGAAACATCTACGATCCCAAGCAGATGGCCCAGGCCGGCTTTCACTACCGCGGCGTGGGCCGCGGCTACGGGCCGGATGGCGAACCGGAAAACTCGAGCCCCACTCGAGATTGA
- a CDS encoding pitrilysin family protein produces MNAKVEASVHQHRLRNGLTIRMKEVRTAPIVSVWMWYRVGSRDEHAGLTGASHWVEHMQFKGTPAFPADVLDREISRCGGYWNAMTWLDWTAYYETLPSAKLDLGLRLEADRMVNSLFEAQQVESERTVIISERQGNENEPTYRLAEEVQAAAFRVHAYHHEVIGDLVDLNTMSREDLYRHYRQYYIPSNAVLTIAGDFRSQTLLKKIRAEYGSLPRVNPPERLHRPEPEQQGERRVEVQGPDETAFLQISYHAPPADDPDFFPLTVLDSVLTGAASLNLFGGGLSNKTSRLYRSLVEGEIAASVQGGLAATSDPFLYSIHATIRPDCSPERALEVIDGEIARVLEEALNKDELLKASKQARALFAFNSESVTNVAFWLGFSEMFADYSWFAEYPQRVEAVSAEDILRVAAKYLRPSNRVVGIYRPLNGRNHG; encoded by the coding sequence ATGAATGCAAAGGTTGAGGCGTCTGTCCATCAGCACCGCTTGCGAAATGGCTTGACCATTCGCATGAAGGAAGTCCGCACCGCACCAATCGTAAGCGTCTGGATGTGGTATCGGGTAGGCTCGCGCGACGAACATGCAGGCTTGACGGGCGCGTCTCACTGGGTCGAGCACATGCAGTTCAAGGGTACGCCGGCGTTCCCGGCCGACGTGTTGGATCGGGAAATTTCGCGTTGCGGCGGATATTGGAACGCCATGACCTGGCTGGATTGGACCGCGTATTACGAGACCCTGCCCAGCGCCAAGCTGGATTTGGGGCTGCGGCTCGAAGCCGATCGCATGGTCAACAGTCTCTTCGAAGCGCAGCAGGTGGAATCAGAACGAACGGTGATCATATCGGAACGTCAGGGAAACGAGAACGAGCCGACCTATCGTTTGGCGGAAGAGGTACAAGCAGCGGCTTTTCGAGTTCATGCCTATCATCATGAGGTAATCGGAGATCTCGTCGATTTGAACACAATGAGCCGCGAGGATCTCTACCGGCATTATCGGCAGTATTACATACCCAGCAACGCCGTGCTGACCATCGCCGGCGATTTCCGCAGCCAGACGCTGTTGAAGAAGATCCGCGCGGAATATGGTTCCCTTCCGCGCGTGAATCCGCCGGAGCGTCTGCATCGCCCCGAGCCGGAGCAGCAGGGAGAACGTCGCGTTGAGGTTCAGGGACCTGACGAAACCGCATTCCTCCAAATCTCCTACCACGCGCCTCCGGCGGATGATCCGGACTTTTTCCCACTTACGGTCCTCGACAGCGTACTGACCGGCGCGGCGAGTCTCAATCTGTTCGGGGGCGGATTATCGAATAAAACTTCTCGGCTGTACCGGTCGTTGGTGGAAGGAGAAATCGCCGCTTCGGTGCAGGGTGGTTTGGCAGCGACGAGCGACCCGTTCCTGTATTCCATCCATGCGACCATCCGCCCTGATTGTTCTCCTGAACGTGCGCTTGAGGTCATCGATGGAGAAATCGCCCGTGTTCTGGAGGAAGCCCTCAACAAAGATGAACTATTGAAGGCTTCGAAGCAGGCTCGTGCACTTTTCGCATTCAACAGCGAAAGCGTCACGAACGTCGCCTTCTGGCTGGGGTTCAGTGAAATGTTCGCCGACTACAGCTGGTTTGCGGAATACCCTCAGCGCGTCGAGGCGGTGAGTGCGGAGGATATCCTGCGGGTCGCAGCGAAATACCTTCGGCCATCGAACCGTGTGGTCGGTATCTACCGGCCGCTGAATGGAAGAAATCATGGCTGA
- a CDS encoding pitrilysin family protein has protein sequence MAEIEESLPQLDTRRLPGPETILRRVLSNGITVLARENFTSPSVVISGYLSAGSLDEKPEQAGLAYLTAQGLMRGTTTRSFQDIFESIESIGARVAFVGRTHTTRIFGKALAEDLSLLLDVIADVLQDSVYPDVEFERLKAQHLTSLAIRDQDTQSRADMAFDELAYPNHPYRLPTSGYRETVQDLRVEDLREFRARRYSPEGMLLVIVGAIEAQKAVAAVSDALEDWKPGTTYERPPLAKVERPTKKQRKDVYLDGKSQSDLVIGVVGPSRYHEKYLAAALGNNILGRFGLFGRLGEAVRKTAGLAYYAYSSLAGGLGPGPWRVNAGVHPANIERTIQIVTDEIRRFSSQPVTREELHDNQANFIGSLPLRIESNEGLCGALIYVERYDLGLDYYQRYPDTIAAITREDVLEVAREFLDPERLVIATAGPKAEAGG, from the coding sequence ATGGCTGAGATTGAAGAGTCACTGCCTCAACTCGATACACGCAGGCTGCCGGGTCCGGAAACGATTCTTCGCCGCGTGTTGTCCAACGGAATTACGGTGCTTGCGCGGGAGAACTTCACCAGCCCGTCCGTCGTTATTTCCGGCTACCTGTCTGCCGGCTCGCTCGACGAAAAGCCGGAACAGGCGGGATTGGCGTATCTAACCGCGCAGGGATTGATGCGCGGCACCACCACCCGCTCCTTTCAAGATATCTTCGAGTCGATCGAATCTATCGGTGCGCGTGTCGCCTTCGTCGGAAGAACCCACACCACGAGGATATTTGGGAAAGCGCTGGCGGAGGATTTGTCCCTGCTGCTCGATGTAATCGCCGATGTTTTACAGGATTCTGTGTATCCGGACGTCGAATTCGAGCGCTTGAAAGCTCAACATCTGACTTCGCTGGCGATACGCGATCAAGATACCCAATCACGTGCCGATATGGCTTTCGACGAACTCGCTTATCCCAACCATCCCTATCGTTTACCGACGAGTGGATATCGGGAGACCGTACAGGATTTGCGTGTGGAGGATCTACGCGAATTCCGTGCGCGACGCTACTCCCCGGAAGGAATGCTGCTCGTAATCGTGGGGGCCATCGAAGCGCAGAAGGCGGTTGCCGCCGTCTCCGATGCCCTGGAGGACTGGAAGCCTGGCACGACGTACGAACGGCCGCCTTTGGCAAAAGTCGAGAGGCCCACGAAGAAGCAGCGTAAAGACGTATATCTGGACGGAAAGAGTCAATCGGACCTTGTCATCGGTGTCGTAGGCCCCAGCCGCTATCATGAGAAATATCTTGCAGCGGCACTGGGCAACAACATCCTTGGGCGATTTGGATTATTCGGACGTCTTGGGGAAGCCGTTCGTAAAACGGCCGGATTGGCTTATTATGCCTACAGCTCACTGGCCGGAGGACTTGGTCCAGGTCCCTGGCGGGTAAATGCCGGCGTCCACCCTGCCAACATCGAGCGTACGATTCAGATCGTCACCGACGAAATACGACGCTTTTCTAGTCAACCGGTTACCCGGGAAGAACTGCATGACAATCAGGCGAATTTCATCGGCAGCTTGCCGCTGCGGATCGAATCCAACGAGGGGCTTTGCGGCGCCTTGATCTACGTCGAACGCTACGATCTCGGTTTGGATTACTACCAACGCTACCCAGATACGATCGCGGCGATCACCCGAGAGGATGTGCTGGAAGTTGCCCGTGAATTTCTCGATCCCGAGCGTCTGGTGATTGCGACTGCCGGTCCAAAAGCAGAGGCGGGCGGATGA
- the acpS gene encoding holo-ACP synthase: protein MIAAGVDVIEVDRLDRAILRHGQRLFNRFYTAQELIDAQGHTPALAARFAAKEAVAKALGTGIGEVGWREIEIVNGPQRKPLLHLHGRAAEVAEELGLNFWSVSLSHTHQHAMAIVVAIKAPE, encoded by the coding sequence ATGATAGCAGCGGGTGTGGATGTCATCGAGGTGGATCGACTCGATCGGGCAATCTTACGCCACGGCCAACGCTTGTTTAACCGCTTCTATACCGCACAGGAGTTGATCGACGCCCAGGGTCATACGCCGGCACTTGCGGCGCGTTTTGCTGCCAAAGAGGCGGTGGCGAAGGCGCTGGGGACCGGAATCGGCGAAGTTGGATGGAGAGAGATCGAGATCGTCAACGGCCCACAACGCAAACCGCTTCTCCATCTTCACGGACGGGCCGCTGAAGTGGCCGAGGAATTGGGATTGAATTTCTGGTCCGTTTCACTCAGCCACACACATCAACATGCGATGGCCATCGTCGTCGCCATAAAGGCGCCGGAATGA
- the tsf gene encoding translation elongation factor Ts yields MAVTTEVIKELREKTNAGVLACRKALEETGGDIEKAVTLLKEQGMAAADKRADRATNNGVLDLYNHGDGRVGVMVEVNCETDFVARTEEFRNFAHEIALQIAAGSPRWLSADDVPEDVLEEERAIAKKRAENDGKPEKVIPRIVEGRIDKFLDENCLLRQSYIRDDSKTIEEMLKETIASTGENITIRRFERWTLGEELD; encoded by the coding sequence ATGGCAGTTACAACGGAAGTCATCAAGGAACTACGTGAAAAGACAAATGCAGGCGTACTTGCCTGTCGTAAAGCGCTGGAAGAAACCGGCGGTGATATCGAAAAAGCGGTGACCTTACTCAAAGAACAAGGAATGGCTGCAGCCGACAAGCGAGCCGACCGGGCTACGAACAACGGCGTGTTGGATCTTTACAATCATGGAGACGGTCGGGTCGGCGTTATGGTCGAGGTGAATTGCGAGACCGACTTCGTAGCGCGCACGGAAGAATTCCGGAATTTCGCCCACGAGATAGCCCTGCAAATCGCGGCCGGTTCCCCGCGTTGGCTATCGGCGGACGATGTGCCGGAAGACGTGCTCGAAGAGGAACGTGCGATCGCCAAGAAAAGGGCTGAAAACGACGGAAAGCCGGAAAAGGTGATTCCGCGTATCGTCGAAGGACGCATTGATAAATTCCTCGACGAAAATTGTCTCTTGCGGCAGTCCTACATCCGAGACGATTCAAAAACGATTGAGGAAATGCTCAAGGAAACCATTGCCTCGACCGGAGAAAATATCACCATTCGGCGCTTTGAACGCTGGACTTTGGGAGAAGAACTCGATTGA
- the pyrH gene encoding UMP kinase, with amino-acid sequence MKKPAYERILLKLGGEALAGPQGFGIDPLRAEAVAKQVESVREQGVEVALVIGAGNLWRGREGITRGMERATADYMGMLGTVMNSMALMDALERRGIVTRVMSAVEMRAVAEPYIRRRAIRHLEKDRVIILGGGTGNPYFSTDTAAALRAMEIEADILIKATKVDGVYDKDPQKNPDAKRFDHLTYIDALNRRLQVMDSTAISLCMDNKMPILVLDMWLTDTLIKAVNGESVGTIISE; translated from the coding sequence ATGAAAAAGCCTGCATACGAACGGATCCTGCTCAAACTGGGCGGGGAAGCACTTGCCGGGCCGCAAGGATTTGGGATCGACCCGCTCCGGGCAGAAGCGGTCGCAAAGCAAGTCGAGAGCGTACGTGAACAGGGCGTGGAAGTGGCCTTGGTGATTGGGGCAGGCAATCTCTGGCGCGGCCGGGAAGGTATCACGCGTGGCATGGAACGGGCCACTGCAGACTACATGGGAATGCTCGGTACGGTCATGAATTCCATGGCGTTGATGGACGCTTTGGAGCGACGGGGAATCGTCACCCGGGTGATGTCGGCGGTGGAGATGCGCGCCGTCGCCGAACCGTACATTCGTAGACGTGCCATCCGTCATCTCGAGAAGGACCGCGTCATCATTCTGGGAGGCGGCACGGGCAACCCCTATTTTTCTACCGACACGGCGGCAGCGCTGCGGGCCATGGAGATCGAGGCCGACATCCTCATCAAGGCCACGAAGGTAGACGGCGTGTATGACAAGGATCCGCAGAAAAATCCGGACGCGAAACGTTTCGATCATCTCACCTACATCGATGCATTGAACCGAAGACTTCAGGTGATGGACAGCACCGCGATCTCACTTTGCATGGATAACAAAATGCCCATCCTGGTGCTGGACATGTGGCTTACCGATACGCTGATCAAAGCTGTAAACGGCGAGTCCGTCGGGACAATTATTTCAGAATGA
- the frr gene encoding ribosome recycling factor produces MVQDELNEANARMVGAVRSLEEDLGTIRTGRASPALVEKLSVMYYDNPTPLMQLATISAPEPRLLTIRPFDPGSLKDIERAIMTSDLGLTPNNDGKIIRLNIPPLTEERRHDLVKVVRNRTEEGRVAVRNVRRDVLNELREFEREKLISEDELKRGEDDLQKITDRMIEDLNEIGSRKESEVLEV; encoded by the coding sequence ATGGTTCAGGATGAATTGAATGAAGCGAATGCCCGTATGGTGGGCGCGGTCCGGTCCTTGGAGGAGGATTTGGGCACGATTCGCACCGGCAGGGCGTCTCCTGCACTCGTGGAGAAACTATCCGTGATGTATTATGATAACCCGACTCCGCTGATGCAGTTGGCGACAATTTCAGCACCGGAACCTCGTTTACTCACGATTCGGCCGTTCGACCCCGGCAGCCTAAAAGACATCGAGCGCGCTATCATGACGTCGGACCTCGGCCTCACACCCAACAATGATGGTAAGATAATCCGACTGAACATCCCGCCGCTGACTGAAGAACGCCGCCACGATTTGGTTAAAGTCGTGCGGAATCGGACGGAGGAGGGGCGGGTGGCGGTTCGAAATGTACGGCGGGACGTACTCAACGAGCTTCGTGAATTCGAGCGGGAAAAGCTCATATCCGAAGACGAACTCAAGCGCGGCGAGGACGATTTGCAGAAGATCACCGACCGCATGATCGAGGACCTCAACGAGATCGGCTCGCGAAAGGAATCTGAAGTACTTGAAGTTTGA
- a CDS encoding isoprenyl transferase codes for MARSKSIISPKDEELPENVPTHVAIIMDGNGRWARERGLPRLAGHRAGVENLRTVLEASVEFDIKYLTIYAFSTENWKRPAEEVRGLIRILEEVIDREVSELHKNGVQLRHVGKLDRLSPELQRKVIEAIELTRDNNRLVLNVAWNYGGRAEIIHAIQQMIVDGVAPEDVDEDLVSQYLYTAGCPDPDLIIRTSGELRVSNFLIWQSAYAEWYISPTYWPDFGREELLKALREYARRERRFGQVPTPVSSKS; via the coding sequence ATGGCAAGATCGAAATCGATAATCTCACCCAAGGACGAGGAACTTCCGGAAAACGTGCCGACTCACGTGGCCATCATCATGGATGGCAATGGGCGTTGGGCGCGTGAACGCGGCTTGCCGCGCCTGGCGGGTCATCGTGCAGGCGTGGAGAACTTACGCACCGTTCTGGAAGCAAGCGTCGAATTTGACATCAAATACCTCACGATCTACGCATTCTCCACGGAAAATTGGAAACGGCCGGCGGAGGAAGTGCGCGGGTTGATCAGGATCCTGGAGGAAGTCATCGACCGGGAAGTATCCGAGCTGCATAAAAACGGTGTTCAATTGCGGCACGTCGGTAAACTCGACCGCTTGAGCCCGGAATTGCAGCGAAAGGTGATCGAGGCGATCGAACTCACGCGCGACAACAACCGCCTGGTGCTCAACGTCGCTTGGAACTACGGCGGCCGGGCAGAAATCATCCACGCCATTCAACAAATGATCGTGGATGGCGTTGCACCAGAGGACGTTGATGAAGATCTCGTCAGTCAATACCTCTACACGGCTGGCTGCCCCGATCCCGATTTGATCATCCGTACCTCCGGCGAATTGCGTGTGAGTAATTTTTTGATTTGGCAGAGCGCGTACGCAGAATGGTATATATCACCCACATATTGGCCTGATTTCGGCCGTGAAGAACTGTTGAAAGCGCTTCGCGAGTATGCCCGGCGTGAACGACGTTTCGGTCAGGTACCGACCCCTGTCTCCTCGAAATCTTAA
- a CDS encoding CDP-archaeol synthase, translated as MNDVSVRYRPLSPRNLNLRQRMVVVLVALPGLAWVIAEGGWLYTLTFAIILSLAAKEFGLLLRTKGHRPAVPILIVGVLALSVGRYLWGLSGTAHLLAVLCLAGQVWHVVDYERGATSSGTDFALTMGGLLLCGWIGPYLISLRNLPDGLWWVLIVLPCVWTADGFAYVVGHAIGKRPLCPRLSPSKTWEGYFGGVLGGALAGYLLPLLWRAGFSDTEPVTMINGLIVGIILGVLTPLGDLNISMIKREYNAKDTSTFIPGHGGLLDRLDSWLWAGILGYYIVLFLQNS; from the coding sequence GTGAACGACGTTTCGGTCAGGTACCGACCCCTGTCTCCTCGAAATCTTAACCTGCGCCAGCGAATGGTCGTCGTCCTCGTCGCGCTGCCCGGCCTCGCCTGGGTGATCGCAGAGGGGGGCTGGCTTTACACGCTGACCTTCGCGATCATCCTCAGTCTCGCAGCCAAGGAATTCGGCTTGCTCCTGCGTACCAAAGGCCACCGCCCGGCCGTACCAATACTGATCGTCGGCGTACTGGCGTTGTCGGTCGGCCGTTACCTGTGGGGGTTGAGTGGGACGGCTCACCTGCTTGCAGTTCTCTGTCTCGCCGGTCAGGTGTGGCACGTCGTTGACTACGAGCGTGGGGCTACTTCATCCGGGACGGATTTCGCGCTAACGATGGGAGGGCTGCTCCTCTGCGGGTGGATCGGTCCGTATCTCATTTCGCTGCGGAACTTACCCGACGGGTTGTGGTGGGTTTTAATCGTGCTCCCCTGCGTCTGGACGGCGGATGGATTCGCATACGTTGTTGGGCACGCCATCGGGAAACGACCGCTGTGCCCCCGCTTGAGTCCCAGTAAAACCTGGGAAGGTTACTTTGGCGGGGTGTTGGGCGGTGCGCTTGCCGGGTACCTGCTGCCGTTGCTGTGGCGCGCCGGTTTTTCAGACACAGAGCCGGTCACGATGATAAACGGTTTGATTGTTGGTATAATTCTGGGTGTGTTGACGCCTTTGGGGGATTTAAACATCAGTATGATCAAGCGTGAATACAATGCAAAAGATACGAGCACTTTTATTCCCGGTCATGGCGGTCTGCTGGATCGCCTGGACTCCTGGTTGTGGGCTGGCATTTTAGGCTACTATATCGTTCTATTTCTTCAAAATAGCTGA